The Scleropages formosus chromosome 3, fSclFor1.1, whole genome shotgun sequence genome contains the following window.
cgggtactctacactgccgctaggcgcataagcacaagcgacagtgagagaccgtttcctgacccgaaggcgtagagagacgaccctctcattcaccggggtagactccaacacatggcggctgaactggggggctattaataagcccacacctgcctgccgcctctcaccctgggcaacgccagaatagtggcgagtccacccttggtcgagaagagtggttccagaacccaagctgtgagtggaagtgagcccgactatatctagacggtatctctcaacttcccgcaccagctcaggctccttccctgccagtgaggtgacattccaagtcccaaaagccagagttggcatccgaggtttgggtcgaccgggcactcggccccgaccactgcccgaATCACAACGCAcaggccccttatgtcctctccggcaggtggtgagcccaccgaagaacGGCTCCACGTcctggcttcgggctaagcccggccaggccccgtgggcatagacctggccaccgagcccccccccccaaacctggctccagggtggggccccggtgaccccataccgggcggggtgaatgagatccttgatttaatagtcataaggggattctgaaccgcactttgtctcgtctgtcacccaggacctgtttgccttgggagaccctaccaggggcatatagccccaggcaacatagctcctgagatcattcaggcactcaaacccctccacctcggtaaggtggcggttcgcggaggggtataataataatactagcaACAATAGATTATGTACATTATCTGTGTTGTCATGTTCATATTTACCAACTTCAAGATGTTCAACAGTTTCATTCTCCACTGTTGCTCTTGCTTCCTTAGTCTGACAACCATGGACCTTCAGAACCAGCTGCAGAACCAGTTTAATGATGTGGTCTCCCGGCTTCAGTCAAAACAGCTTTTCCAGTCTGACTGGGACATTGCTTCTTTTGTTgtattcttcatttttattggtaagaaaattttatttaatcccTAATTTCTGAATACTTGCCTTGtatttagggggtgtggtggcacagcgggtttggctgggtcctgttatctggtggatctggggtttgagtcctgcttgatgtgtcctgtgacagactggcgtcctgtcctgagtgtgttcccttctcctccagccttacgccctgtattgctgggttaggctctggttcaccacgaccccacttgggacaagtggtttcagacaatgtgcatgTGACCCTTGTATTGTGCCACTGAGTCTGACAATCAATTTGTTGAATTTTTCTAAACATGTTTTATGTTTGGGAAGCATGTGTTATAGCAGGTAGCTCTGATGCTTACACCATCTGGTCTATGTGTttgggcgtgggttcgaatttGGTTTAGACTTTGAGGAcattgcatgttcttccccatGTTCAactgggtttcctctcacagcccaaaaatatgtttcaggtgaactgatgactctacaTTTTTCATA
Protein-coding sequences here:
- the smim22 gene encoding small integral membrane protein 22, which gives rise to MDLQNQLQNQFNDVVSRLQSKQLFQSDWDIASFVVFFIFIGMVMLLVLLVLIRCCCCCCCDTMEKPRRTKVGIDNLAMEP